A single genomic interval of Aureliella helgolandensis harbors:
- a CDS encoding vWA domain-containing protein, with amino-acid sequence MLKRPTDNLRVGRESEAATLSVAPVGRQDYASAASLSPDSGRFQQIFDPNAQAFFVSLLFHVVLLLGLAVVPLVVVSTKPELLLTSEIPVADEEFAIIENVAISETPSTEVGANSNADASMALSSAPVLAEMSAIPAPGYESLEFNTTFELNSQLNRAVGLTRSDVVVKGMTGVGTTGTDGAVDRITYEILQAMEERPTLVVWFFDQSGSLLKRRQEIRDRFDRIYEELGIVGRSKTEDGKRLPIEDEPLLTSVFTFGQQVNLLTAQPTADLDEIRQAIDSIETDVSGVERVFSAIYKGCDKFKRYRSQRTEAGPQRNVLFIAVTDERGDDAAGLEATIKACRKYAIPVYVVGVPAPFGRDTTFVKYVDPDPQYDQTPQWAEVDQGPESILPERVKLGYRDDSYYEPVIDSGFGPFALSRLAYETGGIYFTVHPNRRVGQRVRRGELDEFASDVSYFFDPEVMGKYRPDYVSEAEYMKRVTESPLRQVIVRAAQLPRIDTLTNPRTRFVKASDAGLVNSLTTAQQQAARLEPQLASLAQLLLSGEEHLDREISPRWLAGYKLALGTVLAHKVRTEAYNAMLAKAKRGMNFEKDESNTWVLKPAAEISVGSRFEKEGEQATKLLSEVAEQHQGTPWGLLASRELKNPVGWKWEEEFTDPNPPPRAGGGGNNPNPRPPQDDEARMLAKPPPKRPLPKL; translated from the coding sequence GTGCTAAAACGACCGACGGACAATCTCCGAGTAGGCCGCGAATCCGAGGCTGCTACGCTTTCCGTAGCACCTGTCGGTCGCCAGGACTACGCGTCGGCAGCGTCGCTCAGCCCTGATTCAGGTCGCTTTCAGCAGATCTTCGATCCCAATGCACAGGCTTTCTTCGTTAGCCTCCTGTTTCATGTTGTGCTTTTATTGGGTTTGGCAGTCGTTCCCCTGGTGGTTGTGAGCACTAAGCCGGAACTATTGTTGACATCGGAAATTCCAGTCGCGGACGAAGAGTTCGCGATCATTGAAAACGTAGCAATCTCCGAGACTCCTTCCACTGAGGTTGGCGCCAATAGCAACGCCGATGCTTCGATGGCACTGAGTTCCGCACCAGTCCTGGCAGAAATGTCGGCCATTCCTGCTCCCGGGTATGAATCGCTCGAATTCAATACAACGTTCGAGCTCAATAGCCAGTTGAACCGAGCGGTGGGGCTAACACGGAGCGATGTTGTGGTCAAAGGCATGACCGGTGTAGGCACGACCGGTACCGACGGTGCCGTGGACCGCATCACCTATGAGATCTTGCAAGCCATGGAGGAGCGGCCAACGCTCGTGGTTTGGTTTTTTGATCAATCGGGCAGTCTGCTGAAACGCCGTCAAGAGATTCGCGACCGCTTTGATCGCATCTACGAAGAGCTTGGAATCGTCGGTCGCTCTAAAACGGAAGACGGTAAACGACTGCCGATTGAAGATGAGCCACTGCTGACCAGCGTATTTACCTTTGGCCAACAAGTAAATCTCTTAACCGCACAGCCCACGGCCGATCTCGATGAAATTCGGCAGGCCATCGACTCCATTGAGACCGATGTCTCGGGCGTCGAACGCGTTTTTTCAGCGATCTACAAAGGGTGTGATAAATTCAAACGCTATCGCAGCCAGCGTACCGAAGCGGGCCCCCAACGCAACGTGCTCTTCATCGCTGTTACCGACGAGCGCGGAGATGACGCAGCGGGCCTAGAAGCGACGATCAAGGCATGCCGCAAATATGCGATCCCCGTCTACGTCGTCGGAGTGCCTGCCCCCTTTGGTCGCGACACCACTTTCGTCAAATATGTCGACCCCGATCCGCAATACGACCAAACTCCTCAATGGGCAGAGGTCGATCAGGGCCCAGAATCGATATTGCCAGAGCGTGTCAAGCTCGGCTATCGCGATGATTCCTATTATGAACCGGTGATCGACTCCGGCTTCGGGCCCTTTGCGCTAAGCCGGTTAGCTTACGAAACGGGCGGGATCTATTTCACGGTTCATCCCAATCGTCGGGTCGGACAACGGGTGCGCCGCGGCGAACTAGACGAATTTGCTTCCGATGTCTCGTACTTTTTCGATCCTGAAGTCATGGGCAAATACCGTCCTGACTATGTGTCGGAAGCGGAGTACATGAAACGCGTTACCGAGAGCCCCCTGAGGCAGGTCATTGTGCGAGCGGCCCAGCTTCCACGCATCGATACACTTACCAATCCTCGCACACGCTTCGTCAAAGCGAGCGACGCTGGCCTGGTCAATTCTCTGACGACCGCACAACAACAGGCGGCTCGTCTGGAGCCGCAGTTAGCAAGCCTGGCACAGCTTCTCCTAAGTGGCGAAGAACACCTCGACCGAGAGATTTCACCGAGATGGCTCGCCGGATACAAGCTCGCGTTGGGGACGGTACTGGCCCACAAGGTGCGAACGGAAGCGTACAACGCAATGTTAGCCAAGGCCAAACGCGGTATGAATTTCGAGAAGGATGAGAGCAACACTTGGGTCCTCAAGCCAGCTGCGGAAATCAGCGTTGGCAGTCGCTTTGAAAAGGAAGGCGAGCAAGCAACGAAGCTTTTGAGCGAAGTTGCTGAGCAGCACCAAGGCACCCCCTGGGGGTTACTTGCGAGCCGTGAGCTGAAGAACCCGGTAGGTTGGAAATGGGAGGAGGAGTTTACCGATCCCAATCCACCGCCTCGTGCCGGTGGTGGAGGCAACAATCCGAATCCGAGACCTCCCCAAGATGACGAAGCACGAATGCTGGCCAAGCCACCGCCGAAGCGGCCACTCCCCAAGCTATAG
- a CDS encoding WD40 repeat domain-containing protein, with the protein MDTTSMYRTFLALALALTSLNLTNLPRVSAEEKGENAADGPWITSVAWSAEGQLAATQSQGLLLRPAQVVKATAAAPAELEVVGEAETSLWSLLPISDSQYLASDYKGGVYLFGDGEPQRFTSESRWIRALAASPTDGEVLAGTEDGKLLVLSIADKSQSRSVEVGGAAIFDIAVSQSGEQIAVALGDGSVKVLSWPKLDVLKDMQAGHDALWSVAFVQEDTRLVTCGAGRTLGLWDLAQGKQLLSIASTSDWGSSLVALPESNLVVAGGLDGVLTVVDHHTMHSVSRESRLESGIWSMALSADGQTLAVGTRKHGMQLVPVAPWIEAGKLAAESAAQEHPPAP; encoded by the coding sequence ATGGACACTACATCGATGTACCGCACCTTCCTCGCACTTGCGTTGGCTCTGACCTCCCTGAATCTGACGAATTTGCCTCGGGTTTCGGCCGAAGAAAAGGGAGAAAACGCTGCTGACGGACCGTGGATCACCTCAGTCGCCTGGTCGGCCGAGGGGCAATTAGCCGCAACGCAATCCCAAGGCCTGTTGCTGCGTCCCGCTCAAGTGGTCAAGGCTACCGCTGCCGCCCCGGCAGAGCTCGAAGTCGTCGGGGAAGCGGAAACGTCACTGTGGAGCCTCTTGCCAATTTCCGACAGCCAATATCTGGCCAGTGATTACAAAGGTGGTGTCTATCTATTTGGTGACGGTGAGCCCCAACGCTTTACATCGGAGTCGCGTTGGATTCGTGCTTTGGCTGCCTCCCCAACGGACGGCGAAGTATTGGCTGGCACCGAGGACGGCAAACTTCTGGTTCTGTCCATAGCCGATAAGTCTCAGTCGAGAAGTGTTGAGGTCGGCGGCGCCGCGATCTTTGATATTGCGGTCAGCCAATCGGGCGAGCAAATCGCCGTGGCACTCGGTGACGGATCCGTGAAAGTTCTGAGCTGGCCCAAGCTCGATGTCCTCAAGGACATGCAGGCTGGCCATGATGCCCTGTGGAGCGTTGCATTCGTGCAAGAGGATACACGGCTCGTGACCTGTGGAGCCGGACGGACACTCGGATTATGGGACTTGGCCCAAGGCAAGCAACTGCTCTCGATCGCTAGCACCAGTGATTGGGGATCCAGTTTAGTTGCCTTGCCTGAGTCGAACTTGGTAGTTGCCGGTGGCCTGGATGGCGTATTAACCGTCGTTGATCACCACACCATGCACAGCGTCTCACGGGAGAGCCGGCTAGAGAGCGGCATCTGGTCCATGGCGCTGTCCGCAGATGGACAGACCTTGGCCGTAGGAACTCGGAAACACGGCATGCAACTAGTGCCAGTCGCTCCCTGGATCGAAGCCGGCAAGCTGGCTGCGGAATCGGCCGCCCAAGAACACCCACCAGCTCCCTAA
- the ettA gene encoding energy-dependent translational throttle protein EttA, translating to MGRQYIFQMESLTKKHGPREVLKEVWLSFYPGAKIGVLGANGAGKSTLLKIMAGVDKEFDGEAKLTQGFTAGYLPQEPQLNPDKDVQGNVEEAVAIRRRVLDRYNEICMELGEVTDEAKLQKLNDEMERLQNEIDTNNLWELDRQVEVAMTVMNLPPSDAAVTTLSGGERRRVALCKLLIEQPDLLLLDEPTNHLDAESIHWLEQHLHQYPGTVVAVTHDRYFLDNVAQWILELDRGEGHPFEGNYSSWLVQKQERLGREQRSQASRQKTLAKELEWIRSSPKARQAKSKARISSYEKLVAEEFEDKPEELEIQIPPGKHLGELVVDAAGVSKAFGDRVLIEDLNFKLPAGGIVGVIGPNGAGKTTLFRMMTGEEKPDSGVLRVGPTVEFGYVDQNRDALNPDETVYQVISGGHDVLEMGGRKMNSRGYVSKFNFRGPDQEKKVGVLSGGERNRVHLAKLLRRGSNVLLLDEPTNDLDVDTLRALEEAILNYAGCVVVISHDRWFLDRIATHILAFEGDGHVHWCEGNFDTYEQQRKERLGIGQDEVRKFRYKKLPT from the coding sequence ATGGGTCGCCAATACATCTTCCAAATGGAGTCATTGACCAAGAAGCACGGGCCTCGGGAGGTGCTCAAGGAGGTCTGGCTGTCATTTTACCCAGGCGCCAAAATTGGAGTGCTGGGAGCCAACGGAGCTGGGAAAAGTACGCTGCTGAAGATTATGGCGGGCGTGGATAAAGAGTTCGATGGCGAAGCCAAGTTGACGCAAGGTTTTACCGCTGGCTACCTGCCCCAAGAACCGCAGCTCAATCCCGACAAAGACGTGCAGGGAAACGTTGAGGAAGCGGTGGCCATACGCCGCCGAGTGCTCGACCGCTACAACGAGATTTGCATGGAATTGGGGGAAGTCACCGACGAGGCTAAGCTCCAAAAACTCAATGACGAAATGGAGCGTCTCCAGAACGAGATCGATACCAACAATCTGTGGGAGCTCGATCGCCAGGTGGAAGTGGCGATGACCGTCATGAACCTGCCCCCCAGCGATGCCGCTGTCACCACGCTGTCGGGCGGTGAACGCCGACGCGTGGCGCTTTGCAAACTGCTCATCGAACAACCAGACCTGCTGCTGCTCGATGAACCGACCAACCACTTGGATGCAGAATCCATCCACTGGTTGGAGCAGCATCTGCACCAGTATCCAGGCACCGTGGTAGCCGTAACTCACGATCGTTACTTCCTGGACAACGTTGCACAGTGGATTCTTGAATTGGACCGTGGCGAAGGTCACCCCTTCGAAGGAAACTACTCGTCCTGGCTAGTCCAAAAGCAAGAGCGTCTGGGGCGCGAACAGCGTTCTCAGGCTAGCCGTCAAAAGACGTTGGCCAAAGAACTCGAGTGGATTCGTTCGTCGCCTAAGGCGCGGCAGGCTAAGAGTAAGGCACGTATTTCGTCGTACGAGAAATTGGTTGCTGAGGAGTTTGAGGATAAGCCAGAGGAGCTCGAAATCCAAATTCCGCCTGGGAAACACCTTGGGGAATTGGTGGTTGATGCTGCAGGTGTCTCCAAGGCCTTTGGCGATCGCGTGCTGATCGAGGACTTGAACTTCAAGCTCCCAGCGGGTGGAATCGTGGGCGTGATTGGGCCCAACGGCGCAGGTAAGACAACGCTCTTCCGTATGATGACCGGAGAAGAAAAGCCCGATTCGGGTGTTCTACGCGTCGGTCCGACGGTTGAGTTCGGCTATGTCGACCAGAATCGCGATGCGCTCAACCCCGACGAGACGGTCTATCAAGTCATCAGTGGTGGACACGATGTGTTGGAAATGGGAGGCCGAAAGATGAATTCACGCGGCTATGTTTCCAAGTTCAATTTCCGTGGCCCCGATCAAGAAAAGAAGGTCGGTGTGCTGTCTGGTGGGGAACGCAATCGAGTTCACTTGGCCAAGCTCTTGCGGCGTGGTTCGAACGTCTTGCTCTTGGATGAGCCAACCAATGATCTCGATGTCGATACCTTGCGGGCCTTGGAAGAGGCGATCCTGAACTACGCGGGCTGTGTGGTTGTCATCTCCCACGATCGCTGGTTCTTGGATCGTATCGCCACCCACATCCTAGCCTTTGAGGGGGATGGCCACGTTCACTGGTGCGAAGGCAACTTCGATACCTACGAACAACAACGCAAGGAACGCCTGGGCATCGGGCAAGATGAAGTGCGGAAGTTCCGCTACAAGAAACTGCCCACTTAG
- a CDS encoding SGNH/GDSL hydrolase family protein gives MKLPYLVALLLMSFPSVSAAEPVRERIEWIDIWVTNADQDDLPRVLLVGDSIVRGYFAETEKRLSGKAACARLTTSKCVSDPTFNEDLQLLLKQYKFDVIHFNNGLHGWGYDEEQYREGLSNTVAALKKHAPHAKLIWATTTPDRDKSDLQKFGKRAERVKDRNRIAAEIMKQHSIPSDDLFGLVENHPDWQSNDGVHFNAQGKEAQASQVAETIQKHLP, from the coding sequence ATGAAGCTTCCATATCTCGTAGCCCTGCTCCTTATGAGTTTTCCATCTGTTTCGGCCGCGGAGCCAGTTCGCGAACGCATCGAGTGGATCGACATTTGGGTCACCAACGCCGACCAAGACGACCTGCCGCGAGTTCTGTTGGTGGGAGATTCCATCGTGCGAGGCTATTTCGCTGAGACCGAGAAACGGCTGTCTGGCAAGGCCGCATGCGCGCGATTGACCACCTCGAAATGCGTGTCCGATCCAACCTTCAACGAAGATCTACAGTTACTGCTAAAACAGTACAAATTCGACGTCATCCATTTCAACAACGGTCTTCACGGTTGGGGCTATGACGAGGAGCAATACCGTGAAGGGCTGTCCAATACCGTAGCTGCCTTGAAGAAGCATGCACCCCACGCGAAGCTCATCTGGGCCACGACCACACCCGACCGAGATAAGTCGGATCTGCAGAAGTTCGGAAAACGCGCAGAGAGGGTGAAAGATCGCAATCGAATCGCGGCTGAGATCATGAAACAGCACAGCATTCCGTCGGATGACCTCTTCGGTCTGGTTGAAAACCATCCCGACTGGCAGTCGAATGACGGCGTGCACTTCAATGCCCAGGGCAAAGAAGCTCAAGCGAGCCAAGTAGCGGAAACGATCCAAAAACACCTGCCTTGA